In Lepus europaeus isolate LE1 chromosome 22, mLepTim1.pri, whole genome shotgun sequence, the following are encoded in one genomic region:
- the SRSF5 gene encoding serine/arginine-rich splicing factor 5 encodes MSGCRVFIGRLNPAAREKDVERFFKGYGRIRDIDLKRGFGFVEFEDPRDADDAVYELDGKELCSERVTIEHARARSRGGRGRGRYSDRFSSRRPRNDRRNAPPVRTENRLIVENLSSRVSWQDLKDFMRQAGEVTFADAHRPKLNEGVVEFASYGDLKNAIEKLSGKEINGRKIKLIEGSKRHSRSRSRSRSRTRSSSRSRSRSRSRSRKSYSRSRSRSRSRSKSRSVSRSPAPEKSQKRGSSSRSKSPASVDRQRSRSRSRSRSRSRSRSRSRSVDSGN; translated from the exons ATGAGTGGCTGTCGAGTGTTCATCGGGAGGCTAAATCCGGCGGCCAGGGAGAAAGACGTGGAGAGGTTCTTCAAGGGCTACGGACGGATAAGGGATATTGATCTGAAAAGAGGCTTCGGTTTCGTG GAATTTGAGGATCCCAGGGACGCAGATGATGCCGTGTATGAACTTGATGGAAAAGAACTTTGCAGTGAAAG GGTAACTATTGAACACGCTCGGGCTCGGTCTCGAGGTGGAAGAGGTAGAGGACGATATTCTGACCGATTTAGTAGTCGCAGACCTCGAAATGATAGACG AAATGCTCCACCTGTAAGAACAGAAAATCGACTTATAGTTGAGAATTTATCCTCAAGAGTCAGCTGGCAG GATCTCAAAGATTTCATGAGGCAAGCTGGGGAAGTAACCTTTGCGGATGCACATCGACCTAAATTAAATGAAGG GGTGGTTGAGTTTGCCTCTTATGGTGACTTAAAGAATGCTAttgaaaaactttctggaaaggaaataaatgggagaaaaataaaattaatcgaAGGCAGCAAAAGACACAG TAGGTCAAGAAGCAGGTCTCGATCCCGGACCAGGAGTTCCTCTAGGTCTCGTAGCCGATCTCGTTCCCGTAGTCGCAAGTCTTACAGCCGTTCAAGAAGCAGGAGCCGGAGCCGAAGCAAATCTCGTTCTGTTAGTAGGTCTCCTGCGCCTGAGAAGAGCCAGAAACGTGGTTCTTCAAGTAGATCTAAGTCTCCAGCATCTGTGGATCGCCAGAGGTCCAGGTCCAGGTCAAGGTCCAGGTCCAGGTCCAGGTCCAGGTCCAGGTCCAGATCAGTTGACAGTGGCAATTAA